TTAGTAAAAACTCATAATTTGAGTTTttactgataacaaaaaaaaaaagttcacttACCCCCATGACGTCTCCGAGCTTGATCCTCGGTTTTCTCATAGGTTTAGCTTCACCAACTTCGACCACCTCTTCTACATTACCTTCCGCATCAGCAATTTCATCAACAGCAGCTTCTTCAGGTTCAGCTTCAGCGTTATCTTCAGCTCTAACGATAAACTCCTTTCTCACCTTAGTATCGAGAGAGAACCCAAATTTCGAACCGGAATGATTCAGAGAAAGCTTAGAAAACGAAGAATCCATTGATGGTGCGCATGATAGAAACgtagaaaaccctaatttcttcgACGATTGCGTAGGGTTTCTCGCTATCATATGCAATGCCTGAATCCACACTAATCAATTAATTGAAAACgccaaataaaattacaaattccAAAAGCTTTCGTATGATAAGTATACCTGAGGAAGACGATTAAAGCTCGTCGCCATAGCTGTGTGTGTACTTCTCAGACTACACTCGGAGAAATGGAGGGAAGCTAGTAAAAAAAGGACAGCCTTATCTCCTTTTGCTCTTGGCACGCGTGAGTGTGTGTCATCGCACGTGTGTATTGTTTTATGGGCCTTTATAGTGGGCCTTTAATATCCTATTATATAATAGAATATAGTGTACTATGATTTTATAAAGGGAAATATCTAACAGGCGGCAACTAATATTATATGGGAAATGACCCCGACCTGGCGACCCAGCAGGAGGGGGCTAAAATGATGATGAACCTATAATATATTTGGCCCACCAACACCACGTCGGT
The sequence above is a segment of the Camelina sativa cultivar DH55 chromosome 10, Cs, whole genome shotgun sequence genome. Coding sequences within it:
- the LOC104718579 gene encoding 50S ribosomal protein L19-1, chloroplastic-like, with the translated sequence MATSFNRLPQALHMIARNPTQSSKKLGFSTFLSCAPSMDSSFSKLSLNHSGSKFGFSLDTKVRKEFIVRAEDNAEAEPEEAAVDEIADAEGNVEEVVEVGEAKPMRKPRIKLGDVMGILNKKAIEVSEKVRPVPEIRTGDIVEIKLEVPENRRRLSIYKGIVMSRQNAGIHTTIRIRRIIAGIGVEIVFPIYSPNIKEIKVMSHRKVRRARLYYLRDKLPRLSTFK